One genomic segment of Musa acuminata AAA Group cultivar baxijiao chromosome BXJ3-3, Cavendish_Baxijiao_AAA, whole genome shotgun sequence includes these proteins:
- the LOC103978483 gene encoding serine/arginine-rich splicing factor SR45 isoform X2, whose product MAKPGRVRPTSPSVSPSRSSSPSRSFSGSDSPSRSRSRSRSGSLSSSSSPSRSVSSRSRSPPPQRKSPPLTGRRAHSPTPPPKKASPERKPSPVSESVVLHIDHLSRNVNEAHLKEIFGNFGDVINVELAMDRLVNLPRGYGYVEFKKKVDAEKALLYMDGGQIDGCVVRVRFTLTQRQKPSSPPKAIPVAPKREAPLRDKVGTSAEKDVPLHPREPSPRRKPLSPPPRRSPPPNRRVSSPRRRPDSSPRRRVESPVRRRVDSSPHRRGETPPRRRAASPPRRRSPSPARRHRISPRRGRGSPVRKRSPIPPRRRSPPRRPRSPPRRSPPPRRRSRSPIRRPLHSHSRSVSPRRGRGPPPRRASSGSSYSGSPSPRKGARKISRNRSPRRPVRGRSTSNSRSSGSPPKGN is encoded by the exons ATGGCCAAGCCCGGCAGAGTGCGGCCGACAAGCCCGTCGGTGTCGCCGTCGCGATCTTCGTCTCCCTCGCGCTCCTTCTCCGGCTCGGATTCCCCGTCGCGCTCCCGCTCCCGATCCCGTTCCGGgtcactctcctcctcctcctcgccctcgcgAAGCGTGAGCTCGCGAAGCCGGTCCCCTCCCCCGCAGAGAAAGAG TCCGCCTCTAACTGGTAGAAGAGCTCATTCGCCAACACCACCGCCTAAAAAAGCTTCACCAGAGAG GAAACCATCTCCAGTGTCAGAGTCTGTGGTTCTTCACATTGATCATCTGTCTAGGAATGTTAATGAAGCACATCTTAAAGAAATTTTTG GCAATTTTGGTGATGTCATTAATGTGGAACTGGCAATGGACCGCCTG GTTAATCTTCCTCGAGGGTATGGGTATGTTGAGTTCAAGAAGAAGGTCGATGCTGAGAAGGCTCTTCTTTACatggatggt GGCCAGATTGATGGATGTGTTGTGCGTGTGAGATTTACATTAACACAACGCCAAAAACCTTCTTCCCCCCCGAAGGCTATACCTGTGGCTCCAAAAAGAGAAGCTCCACTGAGAGATAAAGTTGGTACTAGTGCAGAAAAAGATGTTCCACTGCATCCTAGAGAGC CTTCTCCACGGCGGAAACCTCTGTCACCGCCACCGAGGCGATCCCCTCCTCCAAATAGAAGAGTTAGTTCACCCAGACGTCGACCTGATTCCTCTCCTCGCCGTCGTGTGGAGTCTCCTGTACGTCGCCGAGTAGATTCTTCCCCACACCGACGTGGTGAAACACCACCTCGACGAAGAGCAGCATCTCCTCCTAGAAGACGTTCTCCTTCTCCTGCTCGAAGGCACAG GATTTCTCCAAGAAGGGGGCGTGGGAGCCCTGTCCGTAAACGATCCCCTATTCCTCCAAGGCGGCG ATCACCTCCTAGGCGACCAAGGAGTCCACCAAGGAGGTCACCACCGCCTCGCCGTCGTAGTCGTTCACCGATAAGGAGGCCTCTTCATTCGCATTCTAGATCAGTTTCTCCTCGCAG GGGGCGAGGGCCACCACCAAGGCGTGCAAGTTCTGGTTCATCATATTCTGGTTCTCCCAGTCCTCGCAAG GGAGCTCGCAAGATATCAAGAAATCGCAGTCCTAGAAG
- the LOC135632327 gene encoding chaperone protein dnaJ 8, chloroplastic-like isoform X2 codes for MRRAATPRALGNGPMDRFPAARLAKGGRCLRIPARSLPIAGEFVALGLTPFASRCDVKRAYKRLALKYHPDVVRGDNGGGEKDETFREIKSAYESLMAKFEEESNSDVVDGYGDEWDEWDEWMGFEGGFPVVCNPS; via the exons ATGAGGAGAGCGGCGACTCCGCGGGCACTCGGGAACGGACCGATGGACCGCTTCCCGGCTGCAAGGCTGGCGAAGGGCGGGCGGTGCCTTAGGATCCCGGCCAGGTCGCTCCCCATCGCCGGCGAGTTCGTGGCTCTTGGGCTGACGCCCTTCGCGTCCAGGTGCGACGTCAAGCGCGCGTACAAGCGCCTCGCGTTGAAG TATCATCCGGACGTGGTGAGAGGGGACAACGGGGGCGGAGAGAAGGACGAGACGTTTAGGGAGATCAAGTCGGCTTACGAG AGCCTCATGGCCAAGTTTGAGGAAGAGAGCAACTCGGACGTGGTGGATGGCTATGGTGACGAGTGGGATGAGTGGGACGAATGGATGGGATTTGAAGGAGGGTTTCCTGTGGTGTGCAATCCTTCGTAA
- the LOC135632327 gene encoding uncharacterized protein LOC135632327 isoform X1 — protein sequence MRRAATPRALGNGPMDRFPAARLAKGGRCLRIPARSLPIAGEFVALGLTPFASRCDVKRAYKRLALKYHPDVVRGDNGGGEKDETFREIKSAYEVDRASWPSLRKRATRTWWMAMVTSGMSGTNGWDLKEGFLWCAILRNSCFEAAAAAVAAIILVMQFTDDRVHVRHLQNSVMFWILVCDGVIFV from the exons ATGAGGAGAGCGGCGACTCCGCGGGCACTCGGGAACGGACCGATGGACCGCTTCCCGGCTGCAAGGCTGGCGAAGGGCGGGCGGTGCCTTAGGATCCCGGCCAGGTCGCTCCCCATCGCCGGCGAGTTCGTGGCTCTTGGGCTGACGCCCTTCGCGTCCAGGTGCGACGTCAAGCGCGCGTACAAGCGCCTCGCGTTGAAG TATCATCCGGACGTGGTGAGAGGGGACAACGGGGGCGGAGAGAAGGACGAGACGTTTAGGGAGATCAAGTCGGCTTACGAG GTGGACAGAGCCTCATGGCCAAGTTTGAGGAAGAGAGCAACTCGGACGTGGTGGATGGCTATGGTGACGAGTGGGATGAGTGGGACGAATGGATGGGATTTGAAGGAGGGTTTCCTGTGGTGTGCAATCCTTCGTAACTCTTGTTttgaagctgctgctgctgctgttgctgccatCATCTTAGTGATGCAATTTACAGATGATCGAGTTCATGTTAGGCATTTGCAGAATAGTGTAATGTTTTGGATTCTGGTTTGTGATGGAGTTATCTTTGTCTGA
- the LOC103978483 gene encoding serine/arginine-rich splicing factor SR45 isoform X1: MAKPGRVRPTSPSVSPSRSSSPSRSFSGSDSPSRSRSRSRSGSLSSSSSPSRSVSSRSRSPPPQRKSPPLTGRRAHSPTPPPKKASPERKPSPVSESVVLHIDHLSRNVNEAHLKEIFGNFGDVINVELAMDRLVNLPRGYGYVEFKKKVDAEKALLYMDGGQIDGCVVRVRFTLTQRQKPSSPPKAIPVAPKREAPLRDKVGTSAEKDVPLHPREPSPRRKPLSPPPRRSPPPNRRVSSPRRRPDSSPRRRVESPVRRRVDSSPHRRGETPPRRRAASPPRRRSPSPARRHRSPARISPRRGRGSPVRKRSPIPPRRRSPPRRPRSPPRRSPPPRRRSRSPIRRPLHSHSRSVSPRRGRGPPPRRASSGSSYSGSPSPRKGARKISRNRSPRRPVRGRSTSNSRSSGSPPKGN, from the exons ATGGCCAAGCCCGGCAGAGTGCGGCCGACAAGCCCGTCGGTGTCGCCGTCGCGATCTTCGTCTCCCTCGCGCTCCTTCTCCGGCTCGGATTCCCCGTCGCGCTCCCGCTCCCGATCCCGTTCCGGgtcactctcctcctcctcctcgccctcgcgAAGCGTGAGCTCGCGAAGCCGGTCCCCTCCCCCGCAGAGAAAGAG TCCGCCTCTAACTGGTAGAAGAGCTCATTCGCCAACACCACCGCCTAAAAAAGCTTCACCAGAGAG GAAACCATCTCCAGTGTCAGAGTCTGTGGTTCTTCACATTGATCATCTGTCTAGGAATGTTAATGAAGCACATCTTAAAGAAATTTTTG GCAATTTTGGTGATGTCATTAATGTGGAACTGGCAATGGACCGCCTG GTTAATCTTCCTCGAGGGTATGGGTATGTTGAGTTCAAGAAGAAGGTCGATGCTGAGAAGGCTCTTCTTTACatggatggt GGCCAGATTGATGGATGTGTTGTGCGTGTGAGATTTACATTAACACAACGCCAAAAACCTTCTTCCCCCCCGAAGGCTATACCTGTGGCTCCAAAAAGAGAAGCTCCACTGAGAGATAAAGTTGGTACTAGTGCAGAAAAAGATGTTCCACTGCATCCTAGAGAGC CTTCTCCACGGCGGAAACCTCTGTCACCGCCACCGAGGCGATCCCCTCCTCCAAATAGAAGAGTTAGTTCACCCAGACGTCGACCTGATTCCTCTCCTCGCCGTCGTGTGGAGTCTCCTGTACGTCGCCGAGTAGATTCTTCCCCACACCGACGTGGTGAAACACCACCTCGACGAAGAGCAGCATCTCCTCCTAGAAGACGTTCTCCTTCTCCTGCTCGAAGGCACAGGTCACCGGCTCG GATTTCTCCAAGAAGGGGGCGTGGGAGCCCTGTCCGTAAACGATCCCCTATTCCTCCAAGGCGGCG ATCACCTCCTAGGCGACCAAGGAGTCCACCAAGGAGGTCACCACCGCCTCGCCGTCGTAGTCGTTCACCGATAAGGAGGCCTCTTCATTCGCATTCTAGATCAGTTTCTCCTCGCAG GGGGCGAGGGCCACCACCAAGGCGTGCAAGTTCTGGTTCATCATATTCTGGTTCTCCCAGTCCTCGCAAG GGAGCTCGCAAGATATCAAGAAATCGCAGTCCTAGAAG